A stretch of Desulfitobacterium dichloroeliminans LMG P-21439 DNA encodes these proteins:
- a CDS encoding lipoate--protein ligase, with protein sequence MSHQSLKTQIVISDVFDPWHNLALEEFLLNKVEKNQIILYLWQNQNTVVIGRNQNPWKECRCTALEEDGGKLARRLSGGGAVFHDLGNLNFTFIMDRDLYDLHKQLQVILEGVKSLGIEAEFTGRNDLTVDGKKFSGNAFYFEKDKAYHHGTVLVHVDGEKVGKYLQVSKEKMAAKGVESVQSRITNLCNYVPDLTVSQMKEKLSQSFQGLYGECSDPLLIKDTDVNLKSLYEKYASWEWRYGKTPQFDLVLETRFPWGGIELGLRLNKGCITESTIYSDAMNAALIQEISDCFLGKPFNGEELALVLDAVKVQAEDQLVIEDIKSWLKDKVKDI encoded by the coding sequence ATGTCCCACCAATCCCTGAAAACTCAAATCGTTATATCCGACGTCTTTGATCCTTGGCATAATTTAGCCTTAGAAGAATTTCTCTTGAATAAAGTTGAGAAAAACCAAATTATCCTTTATCTCTGGCAAAACCAAAATACTGTGGTCATCGGGAGAAATCAAAATCCTTGGAAAGAATGTCGCTGCACAGCTCTCGAAGAAGATGGCGGAAAGCTTGCTCGCCGCCTATCCGGTGGAGGTGCGGTTTTCCATGACTTAGGCAATCTCAACTTTACCTTTATTATGGATCGAGACCTTTATGATTTACATAAACAGCTGCAAGTGATTCTCGAGGGAGTCAAATCTCTGGGCATTGAGGCCGAATTCACTGGCCGTAATGATCTGACCGTAGATGGGAAGAAGTTCTCTGGCAATGCGTTTTATTTTGAAAAAGACAAAGCCTATCATCATGGAACCGTTCTAGTCCATGTCGATGGAGAGAAAGTAGGAAAATACCTCCAAGTATCTAAGGAAAAAATGGCCGCAAAAGGGGTGGAATCGGTCCAATCTCGAATAACTAACCTGTGCAACTATGTACCCGACCTAACGGTTAGCCAAATGAAAGAAAAGCTTAGTCAAAGCTTCCAAGGTCTTTATGGGGAATGTTCAGATCCACTATTGATTAAAGATACGGATGTCAATCTAAAGTCGCTTTATGAAAAGTACGCCTCATGGGAATGGCGCTATGGGAAAACACCGCAATTTGATTTAGTCTTAGAAACACGTTTTCCATGGGGCGGCATCGAGCTGGGCCTAAGACTAAACAAAGGGTGTATCACGGAGTCTACCATCTACTCCGATGCTATGAATGCTGCTCTTATTCAGGAGATCAGTGATTGCTTCCTCGGTAAACCTTTTAACGGCGAGGAACTAGCCCTTGTCTTAGATGCGGTCAAGGTCCAAGCAGAAGATCAATTGGTTATCGAAGATATAAAAAGTTGGCTTAAGGATAAAGTCAAAGATATCTAA
- a CDS encoding DUF6544 family protein, which yields MGKIFMIILLVLLLSVIVFAIITFIAKILFKQRVSEEITQFYEGIDKSSETVHPSDLEGLPQPVQKWLWQSHSVGKERVFATRIKQDITLRLKKDQAWLKGQVEQYFRIDDPGFIWCADIKMAPLFHISGKDQYINGHGYMLIKALSLFTVADGQGEEIDQGTLLRYLAEIMWSPSAALNNYIQWEEINDTSAKATMSYAGVTASGIFTFNEQGETLNFEAKRYGEFDGEYRLETWSCVIQEHQEFNGTIVPSQGDLIWKLDTGDFHWYHFELKELEYNKPVQY from the coding sequence GTGGGGAAGATTTTTATGATAATCCTCTTGGTGTTATTGCTTAGTGTAATAGTTTTTGCTATCATCACTTTCATTGCCAAAATTCTGTTTAAGCAAAGGGTTTCTGAAGAGATAACTCAGTTTTATGAGGGAATCGACAAATCTAGCGAGACCGTACATCCATCAGATTTAGAAGGACTACCACAACCAGTACAAAAGTGGCTCTGGCAGTCTCATAGTGTCGGTAAAGAACGAGTTTTTGCCACGAGGATAAAGCAGGATATCACCCTAAGACTGAAAAAAGATCAAGCTTGGCTGAAGGGCCAGGTCGAACAATACTTTAGAATTGATGATCCGGGGTTTATTTGGTGTGCCGATATTAAGATGGCGCCCTTATTTCACATCTCAGGTAAAGACCAGTATATTAACGGTCACGGGTATATGTTGATTAAAGCTCTTTCATTGTTTACCGTTGCAGATGGTCAAGGGGAAGAAATAGATCAAGGGACCCTGTTACGATATCTTGCTGAGATAATGTGGTCTCCCTCAGCTGCCTTAAATAACTATATTCAATGGGAAGAAATCAACGATACTTCGGCAAAAGCCACCATGAGCTATGCAGGAGTTACGGCCTCAGGTATCTTTACCTTCAATGAACAGGGAGAGACGCTTAACTTTGAAGCCAAGAGATATGGTGAGTTTGATGGGGAATACCGTTTGGAGACCTGGTCTTGCGTTATCCAAGAGCATCAAGAATTCAATGGAACTATTGTCCCTTCACAGGGGGATCTCATCTGGAAACTTGATACTGGTGATTTCCATTGGTACCATTTTGAGCTGAAGGAGTTAGAGTATAATAAGCCTGTGCAGTACTAG
- the rsgA gene encoding ribosome small subunit-dependent GTPase A: MICKFDLKDLGWNDCLQEEFQPYLANGFQAGRVLAEFRNRFKVGTPFGEIWATVSGKMRYAAMERSDFPAVGDWVILESPERPTSLGSDEAMIQGILPRKSKFSRKVAGKTTDEQIIATNIDKVFLVNALNMDFNVRRIERYLTLAWESGATPALVLSKTDLCDDVQNKINQVQVTAPGVTIFPISCLTGDGIEAITAYVRPGETIALLGSSGAGKSTLVNHLLGQKIQATHEVRENDSRGRHTTTSRELFLLPQGGVLIDTPGMRELQLYGTGEGLSEAFEDIYGYAECCRFSDCQHEGEPGCAVEQAITDGSLSQERYSSFKKLQRESQYIVRKTNLHERLEEKKKWKKINQQFKEHYRNKN, translated from the coding sequence CTGATTTGTAAATTTGATCTTAAAGACCTTGGTTGGAATGATTGTCTGCAAGAAGAATTCCAGCCCTATTTAGCAAACGGCTTCCAGGCAGGCCGTGTATTAGCAGAATTTCGCAATCGATTTAAGGTAGGGACACCATTTGGTGAAATATGGGCAACCGTATCAGGAAAAATGCGCTATGCAGCCATGGAACGTAGTGATTTTCCGGCAGTGGGGGATTGGGTAATCCTCGAGTCTCCGGAGAGACCTACATCCTTAGGCTCTGATGAAGCAATGATTCAAGGTATACTGCCTAGAAAAAGTAAATTCTCCCGTAAGGTAGCCGGCAAAACCACTGATGAACAGATTATCGCCACGAACATTGATAAAGTTTTTCTCGTCAATGCTCTAAATATGGATTTTAATGTCCGACGAATTGAACGGTATCTTACCCTAGCGTGGGAAAGCGGAGCAACTCCAGCGTTGGTTTTGAGTAAGACGGATCTATGTGATGATGTTCAAAACAAAATCAACCAAGTTCAAGTGACTGCTCCAGGGGTGACTATATTCCCCATAAGTTGTTTAACGGGGGATGGGATTGAGGCGATAACTGCCTATGTGCGTCCCGGTGAAACGATTGCCTTGCTGGGATCGTCTGGAGCAGGGAAATCAACCCTTGTTAACCATCTCTTAGGACAAAAAATACAAGCAACCCATGAGGTTAGGGAAAACGATAGTCGGGGACGCCACACAACCACTTCGCGAGAGCTTTTCCTTTTGCCTCAAGGAGGGGTATTGATTGATACACCAGGTATGCGTGAGCTTCAACTCTATGGTACTGGAGAAGGCTTGAGTGAAGCCTTTGAAGATATCTATGGTTATGCTGAGTGCTGTCGCTTTTCTGATTGTCAACATGAAGGAGAACCGGGCTGTGCGGTAGAACAAGCTATTACCGATGGTAGCCTAAGTCAGGAGCGCTACTCTAGCTTCAAAAAGCTGCAACGTGAGTCTCAATATATCGTGCGTAAAACCAATCTTCATGAACGACTTGAAGAAAAGAAAAAATGGAAAAAAATCAATCAACAGTTCAAAGAACATTATCGGAATAAGAATTAG
- the floA gene encoding flotillin-like protein FloA (flotillin-like protein involved in membrane lipid rafts) gives MIMLIGSLIPIILLAIAFILISVLLTFIPVGLWISALAAGVNVGIFTLIGMRLRRVTPSKIVNPLIKAHKAGIEVTTAQLEAHYLAGGNVDRVVNALIAAERAAIPLQFERAAAIDLAGRDVLQAVQMSVNPKVIETPIVSAVAKNGIELRVKARVTVRANIDRLVGGAGEETIIARVGEGIVTSIGSSQSHEQVLENPDMVSRTVLSKGLDSGTAFEILSIDIADVDVGKNIGAQLQTDQAEADKRIAQAKAEERRAMAVAREQEMVAYVQEMRAKVVEAESEVPRALSEALKEGKLGVMDYYNMQNIMADTSMRENIARTSSTHQDPNPKK, from the coding sequence ATAATAATGTTAATAGGAAGCTTAATACCAATCATTCTTCTGGCGATAGCCTTTATCCTAATTAGTGTACTCTTGACCTTTATTCCGGTGGGTCTTTGGATTTCAGCTCTAGCGGCTGGCGTTAATGTAGGAATCTTTACCTTGATCGGAATGCGTTTAAGACGGGTTACTCCTTCCAAGATTGTAAATCCACTCATTAAAGCCCATAAAGCGGGTATTGAGGTGACCACAGCACAGCTTGAGGCCCATTATCTTGCGGGTGGTAACGTAGATAGAGTGGTGAATGCTTTGATTGCAGCTGAGCGTGCTGCTATTCCTCTCCAGTTTGAAAGAGCTGCCGCAATCGACTTAGCTGGTCGTGACGTGTTACAAGCGGTTCAAATGTCTGTTAATCCAAAGGTAATTGAAACACCTATAGTATCTGCCGTGGCTAAAAACGGAATTGAGCTTCGTGTTAAAGCTCGAGTGACGGTCCGTGCAAATATCGATCGTCTCGTTGGGGGAGCGGGAGAAGAAACCATCATTGCTCGTGTTGGGGAGGGGATCGTCACCAGTATCGGTTCATCGCAATCCCATGAGCAAGTACTAGAAAATCCAGATATGGTATCTCGAACCGTTCTTTCCAAAGGGCTTGATTCGGGAACTGCCTTTGAGATTCTTTCCATCGATATTGCCGATGTAGATGTGGGTAAGAATATCGGTGCCCAACTTCAAACAGACCAGGCAGAAGCAGACAAGCGCATTGCTCAAGCAAAAGCGGAAGAGCGTCGTGCTATGGCTGTAGCAAGAGAACAAGAGATGGTTGCCTATGTTCAAGAGATGCGTGCGAAGGTTGTTGAGGCGGAATCAGAAGTACCTAGAGCCTTGTCGGAAGCTTTAAAAGAGGGAAAATTGGGAGTCATGGATTATTACAATATGCAAAATATTATGGCTGATACAAGTATGCGTGAAAACATTGCTCGTACTAGCAGCACCCATCAAGACCCCAACCCGAAAAAGTAG
- a CDS encoding NfeD family protein yields the protein MVTSGIVALVILGLSFLFLEIFIPGGILGIVGLILLSAGIFMTADSVLQGVAYVSSMLLIFGILIALSFRISRTRRFWQRFSLSTKQSNQEGYVAPTADLENYVGCEGVALSPLRPAGTAEVNGNRLDVVTEGGFIEINHRVKIIAVEGTRVVVRQIS from the coding sequence ATGGTGACAAGTGGGATTGTGGCTCTGGTAATCTTAGGTTTGTCCTTTTTATTTCTAGAAATATTTATCCCGGGTGGAATTCTGGGAATAGTAGGACTGATTCTTTTATCGGCCGGTATCTTCATGACAGCTGATTCTGTGCTTCAAGGTGTGGCTTACGTGAGCAGTATGCTACTCATCTTTGGCATTCTTATCGCTTTAAGTTTTCGCATCTCCCGCACAAGACGCTTTTGGCAACGCTTTTCTCTAAGCACCAAGCAATCTAACCAAGAAGGCTATGTAGCTCCAACCGCAGATCTGGAAAACTATGTAGGGTGTGAAGGGGTTGCGCTTAGTCCCTTGCGTCCAGCTGGGACAGCTGAGGTCAATGGGAACAGACTGGATGTGGTTACGGAAGGGGGGTTTATCGAAATTAACCACCGTGTAAAAATTATCGCAGTTGAAGGTACACGCGTTGTGGTTCGGCAAATTTCCTAA